The following nucleotide sequence is from Ferrimicrobium sp..
TGATCTCGTTTTGGCGCTCTTCGAGAATGGCGGTGCGTAGGCGCGTCGCGATGTCACGCAGTGCCTCCTCCCAGCTGACTCGCTCGAAGCGTCCCTGACCACGGGGCCCAACCCTTTTGAGCGGATACAGGATCCGATCGGGATCGGTGACCTGGTTCAGCGTGGCGGGTCCCTTGGCACAGTTGCGGCCCCGCGAACCGGGGTGCTCGGGATTGCCCTCAAACTTGCGGACCTGGAGGCTATCGCGATCGACATAGGCGAGCAGGCCACAGGCGGACTCGCAGTTGAAACAGGTCGTTGGGATCAACATGGAGTGGTGCTCGACGCGCTTGGGCCACTGCTTCGAGTCAAGCTCCACCCAGTCATCCCAGCGCTCTTTGGGTGGGAAGCTCGCAAGATCGACGTTCGATGGACCCTGGTAGAAGGTTTCACCGGCTTGGGTGATCACCTCGCGTTGGGTCCGAAGGCGTTCGCTCAGTCGTTTGAGTTCATTCACTGATCACTCCCTTTTGAGATGGTGTTGATGTGGTTCGAGGTCGCCAGCTGGTCTTGTTCGTACGAATCAGGCAAGTGGGACCGCTTGACCTGCTTGTACAAAGGCGTGTTCGAGCGGGAGAATGCACACAAGGGCCGCGACTCCGAGATCGATTCCCACCACCGGGGTGAGGATGGCGATGACATTGAGGATGACGCCAACGATGAAGAACCACCGGAACCGGCCCCGCGTCATCTCGTAGGATGCAAGGTGTGCCTTTGCCGTTGGATGGGTGATCGTCGCTTCGCCGATGACCATCAAAAGGTTGAGGATCGCCAAGGCACTCACGATCCGATCGATGTAGGCAACATGAAGGGGGTTGGCTGCGGCAACTCCGAAGAGCGTGACGGCCGAGCCGACGAGGAGCGCCTGGACGACGAGATGGGGTGGAAGGAGCGGATTTTGCCACAGATCCCGTGCCTTGGCTTGGGCGAAGAGAAACGCGGTGTAGAGCGCGGCCAGGCAGGCCAATGGGATGCCGGGGATCGCGAGCACCTCCTCGAAGGTGCGAGCATGCGCGATTGCCGCGATCAAATCGAGTACGAGTACACCTCCGAAGAGCATTAAACCCCAGGCTCCTCGCACCAGCCAACTTTGAGCACGTCCCTTGAGAAAGATCAGGTGAAAACGCTCAGGGTGCTTTAGGTCCACGATGAGAAGGACACCGGTAATACCGAGGAACACCAGCGCTGTGATGGGGCCGACAAAGCGGACGACCGGTGACGACCAAGGCAGGCGACCGAGCAACGCCAACACGATCGGTACGAGGTAAGCTCCTGCGGCGATTCCCTTGGTCCAGGTGTAGAGGCTAACCTTCCAACCCCACGGTGCCGAGTGAGCAACATCGTAGGCGAGTTTGGCCTCGGTCGAGAGATTTGAGTCGTGGAAGCTAGATGGGTGGCCCGACACAGCGAGGTTGGCACCGCGTTGAATCTCGGACCACATGTAGGTGTCACCATCGGGTCTGCGTGCTGCGATCGGGTCGAGGGTCGCCTGGTGGGCGCCCTTGTAATACAGTTTGGGACGGGTTCCTTTCTCTGGTGCTCGCACTGACACACTCTGGCGATGGATGATCTTGGTTGCGGCGGCGTTATCATCCTCAAGACGTCCGATCATGATAGCTTCTGTCGGACAGACCACCACACAGGCTGGCTCCAAGCCGACCTCGAGTCGATGGGCACAGAAGTTGCACTTCTCAGCGGAGTGATCCTCCGGATTGATGAAGATTGCATCGTAGGGGCAGGCAGCCATGCACGCCTTGCAACCGATGCAGATGGACTTGTCAAAGTCGACGATACCATCATCTCGTTGGTACATCGCGCCGGTCGGACAGGCAGCAACACACGGTGGATTTGCACACTGATTGCACCGCGTGACTTGAAAGTTGCGGCGTACCTGTGGAAAGGTTCCAACCTCAACCGCCTTGACGTAGGTTCTCGTCACACCCAGTGGTACGTCATTTTCAGATTTGCAGGCCGTCGTGCAGGCGTGACATCCGATGCACTTCGTCTGGTCGAGCACCTTGACCCACGTCTCTGTCAGTTTGTTCGATTCGGTTAGCAACTGGTCCCCTTTGCACAGTAGTGCCGATCTAGCCTGGTGCTATCTTATTGCTGTCCTCGCGGTGTCGCGAGTCCGCTGACTCGCGTATCGCTTAACCCCAACCACGGTAATGGCGTCGCAATAATGGCTATGAGCAGGGGGTTTACGATGCCTGGACGAGCTCGACTTGAACCTTGCATTCCTGTTTTGTGCGACTACGTGTTATCGCGATTGGGGTGGGTGAGATATCCGTCCACTTATATCGGTGTCCGTACGATATCGGTGACCGTGTTAAATGGCGCCCGACGACGGGTTGACCATGCATAGAGGGCCAGAATGGCCGTAACCAGCAGCGAGAAGCCCCCAAGAGCGAATGAGGGGCCAGTGCGAGGTGCTCGATATCCCAAGACGATGGCGTGCGTCCCTCGCGGAACGGCAATCGAGATGAGACCATGATCGTTGTGCAGTGCAAGGTGTCGGCCATGAACGGTCGTGGCGATCCAACCAGGTGCGTAGGCAAGGGTTGTCGCCAGCTGTGTCGACGACGACGCCGTCAATGTGACACTCACGGTACCATCTGTTGCCTGGGTTTGCGAGGCAATGGTGACGCCAGGGCCGGCGCGAACAA
It contains:
- the nrfD gene encoding polysulfide reductase NrfD, whose amino-acid sequence is MLTESNKLTETWVKVLDQTKCIGCHACTTACKSENDVPLGVTRTYVKAVEVGTFPQVRRNFQVTRCNQCANPPCVAACPTGAMYQRDDGIVDFDKSICIGCKACMAACPYDAIFINPEDHSAEKCNFCAHRLEVGLEPACVVVCPTEAIMIGRLEDDNAAATKIIHRQSVSVRAPEKGTRPKLYYKGAHQATLDPIAARRPDGDTYMWSEIQRGANLAVSGHPSSFHDSNLSTEAKLAYDVAHSAPWGWKVSLYTWTKGIAAGAYLVPIVLALLGRLPWSSPVVRFVGPITALVFLGITGVLLIVDLKHPERFHLIFLKGRAQSWLVRGAWGLMLFGGVLVLDLIAAIAHARTFEEVLAIPGIPLACLAALYTAFLFAQAKARDLWQNPLLPPHLVVQALLVGSAVTLFGVAAANPLHVAYIDRIVSALAILNLLMVIGEATITHPTAKAHLASYEMTRGRFRWFFIVGVILNVIAILTPVVGIDLGVAALVCILPLEHAFVQAGQAVPLA